Proteins encoded in a region of the Hemiscyllium ocellatum isolate sHemOce1 chromosome 10, sHemOce1.pat.X.cur, whole genome shotgun sequence genome:
- the LOC132819273 gene encoding zinc finger C2HC domain-containing protein 1A-like: MWNALLDKVMETGSTETFQRELHCHLKRKTVQDYGDQAGNEQNLNLVPCRNCGRKFEQANLERHEPICSKVTNKKKKVFNSYKQRVAGTEVSSVRGLSAAKMPQPVSHWKQQHEDFINTIRSARLATDAVKKGLPLPPPPPASINPDYIECPYCNRRFNETAAERHISFCKTNVNRKVVARHDPTPSSFHPQAPPPPAQVQLASKQPTRPMRAPAIPSTSYQAPRGPPVQPVPPIRTAQAVHSRPVTLPAPSAVGSPSRGKLSSAAQAVMGVRADYNDPSTSRPSANMRGPPEARGPPTTQQ, encoded by the exons atgtggaatgcactgctggacAAGGTTATGGAAACAGGGTCAACGGAGACGTTCCAGAGAGAATTGCATTGTCATCTGAAAAGGAAGACTGTTCAGGATTATGGGGATCAGGCAGGAAATg AGCAGAATTTGAATCTCGTACCCTGCAGAAACTGTGGAAGAAAGTTTGAACAAGCGAACCTG GAAAGACATGAACCCATTTGTAGCAAAGTTActaacaagaaaaaaaaagtcttcaatTCGTACAAGCAGAGAGTCGCTGGGACAGAAGTTTCATCAGTGAGAGGTCTATCAGCTGCCAAG ATGCCTCAACCTGTGTCACATTGGAAACAACAGCATGAAGACTTCATCAACACCATCAGGTCAGCTAGActcgccacagatgctgttaAAAAGGGACTTCCTCTTCCCCCTCCACCACCTGCCAGCATCAACCCAG ATTACATCGAGTGTCCGTACTGTAACAGGCGTTTCAACGAAACAGCTGCCGAGCGACACATCAGCTTCTGCAAAACCAACGTCAACCGCAAAGTTGTGGCCAGGCACGACCCGACGCCGTCCTCCTTCCATCCTCaagctccccctcccccagcacaAGTGCAGCTGGCCTCAAAGCAGCCTACAAGACCAATGCGGGCCCCAGCTATACCATCCACCTCATACCAGGCACCGCGAGGGCCTCCAGTTCAACCAGTACCTCCAATACGGACAGCACAGGCTGTACATTCACGCCCCGTAACACTTCCAGCACCTTCG GCAGTAGGTTCTCCATCAAGAGGCAAGCTGTCTTCAGCTGCCCAGGCTGTCATGGGagtcagagcag ACTACAATGATCCATCCACCAGTCGGCCATCAGCCAACATGAGAGGACCACCTGAAGCAAGAGGACCACCTACTACACAGCAGTGA